A window from Kineosporia sp. NBRC 101731 encodes these proteins:
- a CDS encoding DUF4118 domain-containing protein, translating into VDDELESYRSSQGISDTWEARERVVVALTGGPEGETLIRRASRLASRSRGADLLAVHVARNDGLSGASHAHLVAQRTLTEDLGGTYHQVVGNDVPKALLDFARGVNATELVLGVSRRGRFSSLFTPGVGTTTANGSGSIDVHLVTHAQVRRGRIGPRAESALSRHRKLAGLLTASIGLTALTVMLTQIRGQVSLGSDILLYLAAVVIVALVGGLWPALFAAIVGSVLLNFYFAPPIHTITIATRENVLALVVFLVVAVAVSATVDRAARRTREAAAARAEAETLSTLAGNVLRGAQPLPALLNQLRETFNFTGATLLQRKADAARSPDLQHDPQAWQVVASVGRPLRAPGEGDAEVLVEEDTSLVLCGHSLAAADRRVVQAFAAQAVVALRQQQLREQASAAGPLAEVDRMRTALLSAVSHDLRTPLASAKAAVGGLRTPGVQFSDDDQRELLASVEESLDRLTRLVDNLLDMSRLQAGALAMHPEPTSIAETVAMSLDELGPQGREIVVHLPEEFLEVSGDPVLIERVLVNLLRNALRHSPVGSPPMIVVSAHAGEVETRVIDRGPGIPTELWDDVFLPFQRLGDRDNGTGVGLGLALSRGLTEAMGGSLTPDTTPGGGLTMIMTLLQVDAPQDEPEPLP; encoded by the coding sequence AGGTGGACGACGAGCTTGAGAGTTACCGTTCCTCGCAGGGCATCTCGGACACCTGGGAGGCCCGGGAGCGGGTCGTCGTGGCCCTGACCGGGGGTCCGGAGGGGGAGACCCTGATCCGCCGGGCCTCGCGGCTGGCCAGCCGATCGCGGGGGGCCGACCTGCTGGCCGTGCACGTGGCCCGCAACGACGGTCTGAGCGGGGCCAGTCACGCGCATCTGGTGGCGCAGAGGACGCTGACGGAAGATCTGGGAGGAACGTACCACCAGGTCGTGGGCAACGACGTGCCCAAGGCGCTGCTCGATTTCGCCCGCGGGGTGAACGCCACCGAACTCGTCCTGGGAGTCTCCCGGCGCGGGCGATTTTCCTCGCTGTTCACACCCGGCGTCGGCACGACGACGGCGAACGGTTCCGGCTCGATCGACGTCCATCTGGTCACTCACGCCCAGGTGCGACGGGGCCGCATCGGGCCCCGGGCCGAGAGCGCCCTGAGCCGTCACCGGAAGCTGGCCGGGCTGCTCACCGCGAGTATCGGTCTGACTGCTCTGACCGTGATGCTGACGCAGATCCGCGGTCAGGTCTCGCTCGGCAGCGACATCCTGCTCTACCTGGCCGCGGTGGTCATCGTGGCGCTCGTGGGCGGCCTCTGGCCCGCCCTGTTCGCCGCCATCGTCGGATCGGTGCTGCTGAACTTCTACTTCGCGCCGCCGATCCACACGATCACCATCGCCACCCGGGAGAACGTCCTTGCCCTGGTGGTTTTCCTGGTCGTGGCGGTCGCGGTGAGCGCCACGGTCGACCGGGCGGCACGACGCACGCGGGAGGCGGCGGCTGCACGGGCCGAGGCGGAGACCTTGTCCACCCTGGCCGGTAACGTGCTGCGCGGCGCCCAGCCGCTGCCTGCCCTGCTCAACCAGTTGCGGGAGACCTTCAACTTCACCGGCGCCACCCTGCTGCAGCGCAAGGCCGATGCGGCCCGCAGCCCGGATCTGCAGCACGACCCGCAAGCCTGGCAGGTCGTGGCGTCGGTGGGCCGGCCACTGCGGGCCCCGGGTGAGGGCGATGCCGAGGTCCTCGTCGAGGAGGACACCTCGCTGGTGTTGTGCGGTCACTCGCTGGCGGCTGCCGATCGCCGGGTGGTGCAGGCTTTCGCCGCCCAGGCGGTGGTTGCCCTGCGGCAGCAGCAGTTGCGTGAACAAGCCTCTGCCGCAGGGCCACTGGCGGAGGTGGATCGCATGCGGACCGCTCTTCTGTCCGCCGTCAGCCACGATCTGAGGACGCCCCTGGCCTCCGCGAAGGCGGCCGTCGGCGGGTTGCGCACTCCCGGTGTGCAGTTCAGTGATGACGACCAGAGGGAGCTGCTGGCCAGTGTCGAGGAGTCGCTGGACCGGCTGACCCGGCTGGTGGACAATCTGCTGGACATGAGTCGTCTGCAGGCCGGGGCGCTGGCCATGCACCCGGAGCCGACGAGTATCGCCGAGACCGTGGCCATGTCTCTGGACGAGCTGGGCCCGCAGGGGCGGGAGATCGTCGTGCACCTGCCGGAGGAGTTCCTGGAGGTGAGCGGTGACCCGGTGCTGATCGAGAGGGTGCTGGTGAACCTGCTGCGTAACGCGTTGCGGCACAGCCCGGTGGGTAGCCCGCCGATGATCGTGGTGAGCGCGCACGCCGGTGAGGTGGAGACCCGGGTGATCGATCGTGGGCCGGGGATCCCCACCGAATTGTGGGACGACGTGTTCCTTCCCTTCCAGCGGCTCGGTGACCGGGACAACGGCACCGGGGTCGGGCTGGGTCTGGCTCTGTCGCGCGGTCTGACCGAGGCCATGGGTGGCAGTCTGACCCCCGACACGACCCCGGGAGGCGGGCTGACCATGATCATGACCCTCCTGCAGGTCGACGCCCCCCAGGACGAGCCGGAGCCCTTGCCGTGA
- a CDS encoding methyl-accepting chemotaxis protein: MAAPNLLAAVVGNIRVALMLVLAIASVATLSVGAVGLVQLNAVAAQTQSLYTDGIKPVQDIAQVREYLWKSRWASLSNLTASDDETAKKYSELTAASLAEVQKAIDSLQQRSLTPEGTKARTTLVAEWADYLEKRQISADLKKSGDLAAWQDYRTNTLNPQIAKVVTSLGELTSSTDARAAELADRAAQERSRAQLMIGFIVIGGLAVATFLGLFIASRVSRRLSDLSSVLEHVAGGDLTVSVHGADNTEVGRMTKAVGQVVTQMRGALLTLSGTSGVLSSRAEELRGASGTLSSLSSSSSSQIASIDAGLVDVTESVNAVALGSEEMGSSIREISQNASEAATVAREAVDAAHSAQELMTRLGTASQEIGNVVKLITSIAEQTNLLALNATIEAARAGDAGKGFAVVASEVKDLAQETARATDDISGRVATIQTETGQAITAISAVGEVIARISNYQATIAAAVEEQSAVTGSIAASLQRAAQGAKTVKDGMHQVVEDSAAQGTAALSASSAAEELTQASGQLEQAVGTFRI; this comes from the coding sequence TTGGCCGCACCCAACCTGTTGGCTGCTGTCGTGGGCAACATCCGGGTAGCTCTCATGCTCGTTCTCGCGATTGCGAGCGTCGCGACGCTATCGGTCGGCGCGGTGGGGCTCGTGCAACTGAACGCCGTCGCGGCACAAACACAATCGCTCTACACCGACGGCATCAAACCCGTGCAGGACATCGCCCAGGTACGCGAGTACTTGTGGAAGAGCCGATGGGCGAGTCTGTCCAACCTCACGGCCAGCGACGACGAAACCGCGAAGAAGTACTCCGAACTGACGGCGGCCTCGCTCGCCGAGGTACAGAAGGCCATCGACAGTCTCCAGCAACGCTCCCTCACCCCGGAAGGGACGAAAGCGCGCACAACGCTGGTCGCCGAGTGGGCCGACTACCTTGAAAAGCGACAGATATCAGCAGATCTGAAGAAATCAGGTGACCTTGCGGCATGGCAGGACTACCGCACCAACACCCTGAACCCGCAGATCGCCAAGGTCGTCACCAGCCTCGGCGAGCTCACGTCCTCAACGGACGCCCGGGCCGCTGAGCTGGCCGATCGCGCCGCCCAGGAGCGCTCACGCGCTCAGCTGATGATCGGGTTCATCGTCATCGGCGGTCTGGCTGTCGCCACGTTCCTGGGCCTGTTCATCGCCAGTCGCGTCTCGCGCCGGCTGAGCGATCTGAGCTCTGTCCTGGAACACGTCGCGGGCGGTGACCTGACCGTCTCCGTCCACGGGGCCGACAACACCGAGGTCGGGCGCATGACCAAGGCGGTGGGCCAGGTGGTCACCCAGATGCGCGGGGCCCTGCTGACTCTCTCCGGCACGTCCGGGGTGTTGTCGAGCAGAGCCGAGGAACTGCGCGGAGCCAGCGGCACCCTCTCGTCCCTCTCGTCCTCCTCCAGCTCCCAAATCGCATCGATCGACGCCGGCCTGGTTGACGTGACCGAGAGCGTCAATGCCGTCGCTCTGGGATCGGAGGAGATGGGCTCATCCATCCGTGAGATCTCGCAGAACGCCAGTGAGGCAGCCACGGTCGCCCGAGAGGCCGTCGATGCGGCGCACAGCGCGCAAGAGCTGATGACGCGGCTGGGGACGGCGTCGCAGGAGATCGGCAACGTCGTGAAGCTGATCACGAGCATCGCCGAGCAGACCAACCTGCTGGCATTGAACGCGACCATCGAGGCAGCCCGAGCCGGTGACGCGGGCAAGGGATTCGCGGTCGTGGCGAGCGAGGTCAAAGACCTCGCCCAGGAGACGGCACGCGCCACGGACGACATCTCCGGGCGGGTCGCAACGATCCAGACCGAGACAGGTCAGGCGATCACCGCGATTTCGGCCGTCGGCGAGGTCATCGCGCGGATCAGCAACTATCAGGCCACGATCGCGGCGGCCGTGGAAGAGCAGTCGGCCGTGACCGGGAGCATCGCCGCAAGCCTGCAGCGCGCGGCTCAGGGCGCCAAGACCGTCAAGGACGGCATGCACCAGGTCGTGGAGGACTCCGCCGCCCAAGGCACCGCGGCCCTGTCCGCCAGCAGCGCCGCCGAAGAGCTGACCCAAGCCTCCGGGCAGCTCGAACAGGCGGTCGGAACCTTCCGGATCTGA
- a CDS encoding SDR family oxidoreductase yields the protein MPRSQPDITVPDLTGQLAVVTGASDGMGLVLATRLAAAGADLVLPVRNRRKGEAALATIRQQAPQAEVSLPALDLSSLESVAALGETLNREGRPIHLLINNAGVMTPPERQVTANGFELQWGTNHLGHFALVAQLMPLLRAGKARVTSQLSVAANSNAINWADLNWDRSYSGQRAYSQSKIAFGLFGLELARRSAAHGWGITSTITHPGVAPTSLLAARPELGRGKDTLSVRLIRALSARGILVGTVESAALPALYAATSKDAGNGRFYGPSGPGQLGGSPVEQKPYSRLRNEDEARRVWEVSENLTKVSF from the coding sequence ATGCCTCGCTCACAGCCCGACATCACCGTCCCCGATCTCACCGGCCAGCTCGCCGTGGTCACCGGTGCCAGCGACGGGATGGGCCTGGTCCTGGCCACCCGGCTGGCCGCCGCCGGGGCTGACCTGGTCCTGCCCGTCCGCAACCGCCGCAAGGGTGAGGCGGCCCTGGCCACGATTCGGCAGCAGGCTCCGCAGGCCGAGGTTTCCTTGCCAGCGCTGGATCTCTCATCGCTGGAGTCGGTGGCGGCCCTGGGGGAGACCCTCAACCGTGAAGGCCGGCCGATCCACCTGCTGATCAACAATGCCGGGGTGATGACCCCGCCCGAACGTCAGGTCACCGCCAATGGTTTCGAACTGCAGTGGGGCACAAACCATCTGGGCCACTTCGCGCTGGTGGCGCAGCTCATGCCCCTGCTGCGGGCCGGAAAGGCCCGCGTCACCTCGCAACTGAGCGTGGCGGCCAACAGCAACGCGATCAACTGGGCCGACCTGAACTGGGACCGCTCGTACAGTGGCCAGCGCGCCTACAGCCAGTCGAAGATCGCCTTCGGGCTCTTCGGTCTGGAACTGGCCCGGCGCAGTGCCGCCCACGGCTGGGGTATCACCAGCACCATCACGCATCCGGGGGTCGCCCCGACCAGTCTGCTGGCGGCCCGCCCGGAACTGGGCCGGGGAAAGGACACCCTGAGCGTGCGGCTGATCCGGGCCCTGTCGGCGCGCGGGATCCTGGTCGGAACGGTCGAGTCTGCTGCCCTGCCGGCGCTGTACGCGGCGACCTCAAAGGATGCCGGCAATGGACGCTTCTACGGACCCAGCGGTCCGGGTCAGCTGGGCGGTTCTCCGGTCGAGCAGAAGCCTTACTCGCGCCTTCGCAACGAGGACGAGGCGCGGCGGGTCTGGGAGGTCTCGGAGAACCTGACCAAGGTGTCCTTCTAG
- a CDS encoding helix-turn-helix transcriptional regulator has protein sequence MVIDRAGLAQFLRHRRASLQPEDVGMPRGQRRRTSGLRREEVAVLCHMSTDYYARLERERGPQPSPQMIASIAQGLHLSLEERDHLFRLAGHNPPVRGSGGDHISPGMLRVLDRLSDTPAEIVGELGETLRQTELGKALTGDTSHLTGPRRYFPYRWFTDPSARLRYAPDSHAFLSRLYASYARQAVTLRGPGSNAAQLADLLLVESAQFRALWEKHEVGLLPEESKHFVHPELGALELNCQTLLDPYRSHSLLVYTAAPGSESYEKLQLLSAFA, from the coding sequence ATGGTGATTGATCGAGCCGGCCTGGCGCAGTTCCTGCGGCACCGCCGTGCGTCCCTGCAGCCCGAGGACGTCGGTATGCCCCGGGGTCAGCGGCGCCGGACCAGCGGGTTGCGGCGGGAAGAAGTGGCGGTGCTGTGTCACATGTCCACCGACTACTACGCCCGGCTGGAACGCGAGCGCGGCCCGCAGCCGTCGCCGCAGATGATCGCCTCGATCGCTCAGGGTCTGCATCTGTCGCTGGAGGAACGCGATCATCTGTTCCGTCTGGCCGGGCACAACCCGCCGGTGCGCGGTTCGGGCGGTGATCACATCAGCCCGGGCATGCTGCGGGTGCTGGATCGGCTCAGTGACACCCCGGCCGAGATTGTCGGGGAACTGGGCGAGACGCTGCGGCAGACCGAGCTGGGTAAGGCCCTGACCGGTGACACCTCGCACCTGACCGGGCCCCGGCGTTACTTCCCCTATCGCTGGTTCACCGACCCGTCCGCCCGCTTGCGGTATGCCCCTGACAGTCATGCCTTCCTCTCGCGCCTGTACGCCTCGTACGCGCGTCAGGCGGTCACTCTGCGCGGTCCGGGGTCGAACGCCGCGCAGCTGGCCGATCTGCTGCTGGTCGAGAGTGCGCAGTTCCGGGCGCTGTGGGAGAAGCATGAGGTCGGGTTGCTGCCGGAGGAGTCCAAGCATTTCGTCCATCCTGAGCTGGGTGCCCTGGAGTTGAACTGCCAGACCCTGCTGGACCCGTACCGCTCGCACTCGCTGCTGGTCTACACCGCTGCCCCGGGCAGCGAGAGCTACGAGAAGCTGCAGTTACTGTCGGCTTTCGCCTAG
- a CDS encoding response regulator: MTRILVVDDEPQLIRVLQINLLARQYHVVTAGTGQAALDAARQDHPDIVVLDLGLPDLDGVEVIRRLRTWTRVPVIVLSGRTDSHDKVAALDAGADDYVTKPFSVDELLARIRVVARRQERTDNLTGSVRIGRYRIDVVGKTIVPDDPEAGAVHLTRTEWQLLAAVVSDPGKLLSQQYLLEKVWGPTYRAETQNVRQYMAQLRRKLETNPARPSHLLTEPGMGYRFQL; this comes from the coding sequence GTGACCCGGATCCTGGTGGTGGACGATGAACCACAACTCATTCGTGTCCTCCAGATCAATCTCCTGGCGCGCCAATATCACGTGGTCACCGCCGGCACCGGCCAGGCCGCACTGGACGCGGCCCGACAGGACCATCCCGACATTGTCGTCCTCGATCTGGGGTTGCCCGATCTGGACGGGGTGGAGGTGATCCGGCGACTGCGGACCTGGACCCGGGTCCCGGTGATCGTGCTGTCCGGCCGTACGGACAGCCACGACAAGGTGGCGGCCCTGGACGCCGGTGCCGACGACTACGTGACCAAGCCGTTCAGCGTCGATGAGCTGCTGGCCCGCATCCGGGTGGTGGCCCGGCGCCAGGAACGGACCGACAACCTCACCGGAAGTGTGCGCATCGGGCGCTACCGGATCGATGTGGTGGGCAAGACGATCGTCCCGGACGACCCGGAGGCCGGCGCCGTGCACCTGACCCGCACCGAATGGCAGCTGCTCGCCGCCGTGGTGAGCGATCCCGGCAAGCTGCTGAGCCAGCAGTACCTGCTGGAGAAGGTCTGGGGCCCTACCTACCGGGCCGAGACACAGAACGTGCGGCAGTACATGGCCCAGTTGCGCCGCAAACTGGAGACAAATCCGGCCAGACCCTCGCACCTGCTGACCGAACCCGGCATGGGCTACCGATTTCAGCTCTAG